A stretch of the Desulfuromonadales bacterium genome encodes the following:
- a CDS encoding PAS domain S-box protein, protein MAKKPPLQPAGSLDRARLRALGKEVAQGKALDSLGLSETEVRKLIHELEVYQVELEAQNEELRQAQLTLQQARDDYAELYELAPVGYFTLDERGIIEAANLTGCELLGSPRSEVVGRPFSGFLTEESADTFHRYLRAVFRESGRQVCELALESTEAGERYVQLESRAMPGGRKEPRSLTIVTDITAHRIAEKQQVLLASIVEASGDAIFATTLDGRITSWNPGAERTFGYTAAEAIGRPLSDLFPPDSAEEGARIMEKLRMAEAVDEEETVCLRRGGRRFPVGLALSPIRDAGGSGLAGSIIARDITFRLQAREALRRAIETAEEADRAKGEFLTSVSHEVRTPLTVALSALEQVLNSDLDAEQRKFLQMALSSSQSLLRMIDEILVVSRIDAGKLELAREPFDLHQCVREAAEPFSLPARRKGLELSCEIDPQVPQTIVGDRERLRQILVNLIANGVKFTERGKVSVAVKPTRTPAAEADGTVLLISVADTGIGIPRKKLPLLFQRFSRINSTPSRHPSGIGLGLAICKELAEAMGGGMHVESEEGKGSLFSFILPLLSSGPDLHIRGREGAQRETAKAGTESRQILLVEDDPTICEVMIALLRKRGWEAVAAKDGLMALQLWGNGGFDLILMDIQMPLLDGIQVTRAIRVKEQKRGGHIPIIALTAHATKEDRAACLQAGMDDFLTKPVASADLYALIEEQLTRQGKGSG, encoded by the coding sequence ATGGCTAAGAAACCGCCGCTGCAGCCCGCAGGAAGCCTCGACCGCGCCCGCCTGCGGGCACTGGGGAAGGAGGTGGCCCAGGGAAAGGCGCTGGATAGCCTGGGACTTTCCGAAACGGAGGTCCGGAAGCTCATCCACGAACTCGAGGTCTACCAGGTCGAGCTGGAGGCCCAGAACGAGGAGCTGCGGCAGGCGCAGCTAACCCTGCAACAGGCACGCGACGACTATGCCGAGCTTTATGAGCTGGCGCCGGTCGGCTACTTCACCCTGGACGAACGGGGCATTATCGAGGCGGCGAATCTCACCGGCTGCGAACTGCTGGGCTCGCCGCGCAGTGAGGTGGTCGGCCGCCCCTTTTCCGGCTTCCTCACCGAAGAATCGGCCGATACCTTCCATCGCTACCTGCGGGCGGTCTTCCGGGAAAGCGGGCGGCAGGTGTGCGAGCTGGCCCTGGAGAGCACCGAGGCCGGCGAAAGATACGTGCAACTGGAGAGCCGGGCGATGCCGGGCGGGCGGAAAGAGCCGCGCTCCCTGACCATTGTCACCGACATCACGGCGCACAGAATTGCCGAAAAGCAGCAAGTCCTGCTCGCCAGCATCGTCGAGGCATCCGGCGACGCCATTTTCGCCACCACCCTCGACGGCCGCATCACCAGCTGGAATCCCGGCGCCGAGCGGACCTTCGGCTACACCGCGGCCGAGGCGATCGGCCGCCCCCTGTCGGACCTCTTTCCGCCCGATTCGGCCGAGGAAGGGGCGCGGATCATGGAAAAGCTGCGGATGGCGGAGGCGGTCGACGAAGAGGAGACCGTCTGCCTGCGCCGGGGCGGCCGCCGGTTTCCGGTCGGACTCGCCCTCTCGCCGATCCGCGACGCCGGCGGGTCGGGGTTGGCCGGCTCGATCATTGCCCGCGACATCACCTTCCGCCTGCAGGCCAGGGAGGCCCTGCGCCGGGCCATCGAGACTGCCGAGGAGGCCGACCGGGCCAAGGGAGAGTTTTTGACCAGCGTCAGCCACGAGGTCCGCACGCCGCTGACCGTGGCCCTCTCGGCCCTGGAGCAAGTCCTGAACTCCGACCTGGATGCCGAGCAGCGGAAATTTCTGCAGATGGCCCTGAGCTCTTCGCAATCGCTGCTGCGGATGATCGACGAAATTCTCGTGGTCTCCCGAATCGATGCGGGCAAGCTGGAGCTGGCCCGGGAGCCTTTCGACCTGCACCAATGCGTACGCGAGGCGGCGGAACCCTTCTCCCTGCCGGCGCGGCGCAAGGGGCTGGAGCTGAGCTGCGAGATTGACCCTCAAGTGCCGCAGACCATCGTCGGCGACCGGGAACGCTTGCGTCAGATCCTGGTGAACCTGATCGCCAACGGCGTCAAATTCACCGAACGAGGGAAGGTATCGGTTGCGGTGAAGCCGACGAGAACCCCTGCCGCAGAGGCGGACGGGACCGTCCTGCTCATCTCCGTGGCGGACACCGGTATCGGCATCCCCCGCAAGAAGCTGCCCCTGCTCTTCCAGCGTTTCAGCCGGATTAATTCTACCCCGTCCCGCCACCCCAGCGGGATCGGTCTGGGACTGGCAATCTGCAAGGAACTGGCGGAGGCGATGGGAGGGGGCATGCACGTGGAAAGCGAGGAGGGGAAAGGGAGTCTCTTCTCCTTCATCCTCCCCCTGCTCTCCAGCGGCCCGGATCTGCACATCCGGGGCCGGGAAGGAGCGCAAAGAGAGACCGCCAAGGCCGGGACGGAGTCCCGCCAGATCCTTCTGGTCGAGGACGATCCCACGATCTGCGAAGTCATGATCGCGCTGCTGCGCAAACGCGGCTGGGAGGCCGTAGCGGCCAAAGATGGGCTGATGGCCCTGCAGCTGTGGGGCAACGGCGGGTTCGACCTGATCCTCATGGATATCCAGATGCCGCTGCTGGACGGGATTCAGGTCACCCGGGCGATTCGGGTGAAGGAGCAGAAACGGGGCGGACATATCCCCATCATCGCCCTGACGGCGCACGCCACCAAAGAGGACAGGGCGGCATGTCTGCAGGCCGGGATGGACGATTTTTTGACCAAACCCGTGGCGTCGGCCGATCTTTACGCCCTGATTGAGGAGCAACTGACCAGGCAGGGGAAAGGATCCGGCTGA
- a CDS encoding M48 family metallopeptidase, with protein sequence MKILLLLLYLLTLAAGLWLRALNLRHLKRHGATVPPEFAGAVDPEVLRRTAAYTLAQSRLGLVESLFGAALTLAFLFGGLLPLYDRWVASLSGSFVLAGLLFFLGLQLAQTLLDIPFSLYRNFMLEARFGFNVMSGRLWLTDLVKSTLLSLVLLGLLTAGALAIIQASPQRWWLWVWALVALVTLFLMYLSPTLIEPLFYKFEPVRDEELKARIEALTAKAGLQVSAVQQVDASRRSRHSNAYFTGIGRVKRIVLFDTLLAQMTHDEILAILAHEAGHWKQGHIRRRLWAAELLSLAAFCLAFHLLQWGGLPQLLGFPQSSFFAQVVILGFLGSLVSFPLTPFGSWLSRRHERQADRFACRLTGEPASLASALIKLAKENLANLHPHPLYAWFHYSHPPIVVRVRELRRESG encoded by the coding sequence ATGAAAATCCTCCTGCTCCTCCTTTACCTGCTCACCCTCGCTGCCGGCCTGTGGCTGCGGGCGCTCAACCTGCGCCATCTCAAACGGCACGGCGCCACCGTCCCCCCCGAGTTCGCCGGCGCCGTCGACCCGGAGGTGCTGCGCCGCACCGCCGCCTACACCCTGGCGCAGAGCCGCCTCGGGCTGGTCGAGTCGCTCTTCGGCGCCGCCCTGACCCTCGCCTTCCTCTTCGGCGGCCTGCTGCCGCTCTACGACCGCTGGGTCGCCTCGCTCTCCGGCTCCTTCGTTCTGGCCGGCCTCCTCTTCTTTCTCGGCCTGCAGCTGGCGCAGACCCTCCTCGACATCCCCTTCAGCCTCTACCGGAACTTCATGCTCGAGGCTCGCTTCGGCTTCAACGTCATGTCGGGCCGGCTCTGGCTGACCGACCTGGTGAAGTCGACCCTCCTCTCGCTGGTGCTGCTGGGTCTGCTGACCGCCGGGGCGCTCGCCATCATCCAGGCGAGCCCGCAGCGCTGGTGGCTCTGGGTCTGGGCGCTGGTCGCCCTGGTGACCCTCTTTCTCATGTACCTCTCCCCCACCCTGATCGAGCCGCTCTTCTACAAGTTCGAGCCGGTCCGCGACGAGGAGCTGAAGGCCCGCATCGAGGCGCTGACGGCGAAGGCCGGGCTGCAGGTGAGTGCCGTGCAGCAGGTCGACGCCTCCCGCCGCAGCCGGCACTCCAACGCCTACTTCACCGGCATCGGCCGGGTGAAAAGGATCGTCCTCTTCGACACCCTGCTGGCGCAGATGACCCACGACGAAATCCTCGCCATCCTCGCGCACGAAGCCGGCCACTGGAAGCAGGGGCACATCCGGCGGCGCCTCTGGGCGGCCGAGCTCCTCTCCCTGGCCGCCTTCTGCCTCGCCTTTCATCTGCTGCAATGGGGCGGCCTGCCGCAACTCCTGGGGTTCCCGCAGTCCTCCTTCTTCGCCCAGGTGGTGATCCTCGGCTTTCTCGGCTCCCTCGTCTCTTTTCCGCTGACCCCATTCGGCAGCTGGCTCTCCCGCCGGCACGAACGGCAGGCCGACCGTTTCGCCTGTCGGCTCACCGGCGAGCCGGCCTCCCTCGCCTCGGCCCTGATCAAGCTGGCCAAAGAGAACCTTGCCAATCTCCATCCGCATCCCCTCTACGCCTGGTTCCACTATTCCCATCCGCCGATCGTCGTGCGGGTGCGGGAGCTTCGCCGGGAGTCGGGATGA
- a CDS encoding amidohydrolase family protein: MAERKKRAAPQQSVQLPVPTRLFAEGEAAAEQSEAMRRVEAGLLQLADRLAAPLGMDRRRFLQSSCGMAAAFLALNAVFGPLFAVAPAEAADPEAAAAREAGLQGQLIFDVQTHFVHPAYPSTGILGLRELARPWNPQLQGQQTLADIRFDSYFREVFLQSETALALLSNAPHEDPQRWFLSNDEAARARQAVNDRAGSRRLFAHAVFTPGAPGWLEELERAAAWRPDGWKGYTVGSPFGDSKWPWRLDDEKLLYPAYERMVKAGITTVAIHKGLLPSGYRERMAKTWRFGGVDDLPKAARDWPQLNFVIYHSALRDGGIPSQAEQETFERTGEIPWVSDLARIPGEHGVKNVFAELGSIFAITAVSAPRYCAGILGTLIKGMGEDRVVWGTDSVWYGGPQWQIEALRRLEIPEDLQKKFGFRPLGPGNGPVKNRIFAANAAAIHPYSAAAVGSDELARMKAAARKEGGAERH; this comes from the coding sequence ATGGCCGAGAGGAAAAAGAGAGCAGCGCCGCAGCAATCTGTCCAACTGCCGGTCCCGACCAGGCTGTTTGCCGAAGGAGAAGCCGCTGCGGAGCAGAGCGAGGCGATGCGGCGGGTGGAGGCGGGCCTGCTGCAGCTGGCCGACCGCCTGGCGGCGCCCCTGGGGATGGATCGGCGCCGCTTCCTGCAGAGCAGCTGCGGGATGGCGGCGGCCTTCCTCGCCCTCAATGCCGTCTTCGGTCCGCTCTTCGCGGTCGCCCCGGCCGAGGCGGCCGACCCGGAGGCGGCCGCCGCCCGGGAGGCCGGACTGCAGGGGCAGCTCATCTTCGACGTCCAGACCCATTTCGTCCATCCCGCCTACCCCTCGACCGGCATCCTCGGCCTGCGCGAACTGGCCAGGCCGTGGAACCCGCAGCTGCAGGGGCAGCAGACGCTGGCCGACATCCGCTTCGACAGCTACTTTCGCGAGGTATTCCTGCAGAGCGAGACCGCCCTGGCGCTGCTGAGCAACGCCCCGCACGAGGACCCGCAGCGCTGGTTCCTCAGCAACGACGAGGCGGCCCGGGCGCGGCAGGCGGTCAACGACAGGGCCGGCTCCAGGCGGCTCTTTGCCCACGCCGTCTTCACCCCCGGGGCGCCCGGCTGGCTGGAGGAGCTGGAGCGCGCCGCCGCCTGGCGGCCGGACGGCTGGAAGGGGTACACGGTCGGCAGCCCCTTCGGCGACTCGAAATGGCCCTGGCGGCTCGACGACGAGAAGCTCCTCTATCCGGCCTACGAGCGGATGGTCAAGGCCGGGATCACCACCGTCGCCATCCACAAAGGGCTCCTCCCTTCCGGCTACCGGGAGAGAATGGCGAAGACCTGGCGGTTCGGCGGCGTCGACGACCTGCCGAAGGCGGCCCGGGACTGGCCGCAGCTCAACTTCGTCATCTACCACTCGGCCCTGCGCGATGGCGGGATCCCTTCGCAGGCGGAGCAGGAGACCTTCGAGCGGACCGGCGAGATCCCCTGGGTCAGCGATCTCGCCCGCATTCCCGGCGAGCACGGGGTGAAGAACGTCTTCGCCGAGCTCGGCTCGATCTTCGCCATCACCGCCGTCAGCGCGCCGCGCTACTGCGCCGGCATCCTCGGCACGCTGATCAAGGGGATGGGGGAGGACCGGGTCGTCTGGGGAACCGATTCGGTCTGGTACGGCGGGCCGCAGTGGCAGATCGAGGCGTTGCGCCGCCTGGAAATTCCGGAGGATCTGCAGAAGAAATTCGGCTTCCGGCCCCTCGGCCCGGGGAACGGGCCGGTGAAGAACCGGATTTTCGCCGCCAACGCCGCCGCCATCCACCCCTACTCGGCCGCCGCCGTCGGCAGCGACGAGCTGGCGCGGATGAAGGCGGCCGCCCGGAAGGAAGGCGGAGCGGAGCGGCACTGA